In a single window of the Rhizobium etli CFN 42 genome:
- a CDS encoding phospholipase D-like domain-containing protein, giving the protein MFYLLSTYWPHILFVVSIAMGAAAAIHAAMTKEEVRAAIGWVGVIILSPVVGALFYAIAGINRIRRKSLSIRRDALLLAPGIDELETFDADAETVISQFGRRFAALQTLGDRVTRNPLTSGNTIDMLETGDEAYAAMKSAIDEARRSILLETYIFDRDVIGLRIADALIAAVKRGVTVRVLIDAVGARYSVPSILGHLKEGGVTVAVFNGNVIMGLRLPYANLRTHRKILIVDGRIALTGGMNIRAGFSEEATGETFARDTHFSVTGPVVADLFDLAAEDWRFTTDELLNDEAWRIEPPQRSPGDPILMRIVASGPDRSLETNHKMLMGAFSVARQSIRIMSPYFLPDRELISALVTAARRGVEVDIVVPALNNLMLVDRAMTAQFDQILKNYCRIWRSTGSFSHSKLLTIDGTWAYVGSSNLDPRSLRLNFEVDLEVLNEGFAAEIDEHIEETLKSATLVTLEGLRARPFPVRLLEKMLWLGSPYL; this is encoded by the coding sequence ATGTTCTATCTCCTGTCGACATACTGGCCGCATATCCTCTTTGTCGTTTCGATCGCCATGGGAGCCGCGGCGGCGATCCATGCCGCCATGACCAAGGAGGAGGTGCGCGCGGCAATCGGCTGGGTTGGCGTCATCATCCTCTCGCCTGTTGTCGGTGCGCTGTTTTATGCAATTGCCGGCATCAATCGCATCCGCCGCAAATCGCTAAGCATTCGCCGCGATGCCCTGCTGCTTGCTCCCGGGATCGATGAGCTGGAGACGTTCGATGCCGACGCCGAGACCGTGATCAGCCAGTTCGGCCGCCGCTTTGCCGCGCTGCAGACGCTTGGCGATCGCGTGACACGCAACCCGCTGACATCGGGCAATACGATCGACATGCTGGAGACCGGCGACGAGGCCTATGCCGCGATGAAATCCGCCATCGATGAAGCGAGGCGCAGCATCCTGCTCGAAACCTACATTTTCGACCGTGATGTCATCGGCCTGCGCATCGCCGACGCGCTGATTGCCGCGGTGAAGCGGGGTGTGACGGTCCGGGTGCTGATCGATGCCGTCGGCGCGCGTTATTCGGTGCCGAGCATTCTCGGCCATCTAAAGGAGGGCGGCGTCACCGTCGCCGTCTTCAACGGCAATGTCATCATGGGTTTGCGGCTGCCCTATGCCAATCTGCGCACCCACCGCAAGATCCTGATCGTCGACGGACGCATTGCGCTGACAGGCGGCATGAATATCAGGGCGGGTTTCAGTGAGGAGGCGACGGGCGAGACCTTTGCCCGTGATACGCATTTCAGCGTCACCGGCCCCGTCGTCGCCGATCTCTTCGATCTTGCCGCCGAAGACTGGCGTTTCACCACCGACGAACTGTTGAACGACGAGGCCTGGCGCATCGAGCCACCGCAGCGCAGCCCCGGCGACCCCATCCTGATGCGCATCGTCGCCTCAGGGCCGGACCGCAGCCTCGAGACCAACCATAAGATGCTGATGGGCGCCTTTTCCGTTGCGCGTCAATCGATCCGCATCATGTCGCCCTATTTCCTGCCGGACCGCGAACTCATCAGCGCGCTGGTGACGGCGGCGCGGCGCGGCGTCGAAGTCGATATCGTCGTGCCGGCTCTCAACAATCTCATGCTGGTCGACCGGGCGATGACGGCGCAATTCGATCAGATCCTCAAAAATTACTGCCGCATCTGGCGCTCGACCGGCAGCTTCAGCCATTCGAAGCTTTTGACGATCGACGGCACCTGGGCCTATGTCGGCTCTTCCAACCTCGATCCACGTTCGCTCAGGCTGAATTTCGAGGTCGATCTCGAAGTGCTGAACGAGGGCTTTGCCGCCGAGATCGACGAGCATATCGAGGAAACCCTGAAATCGGCAACGCTGGTGACGCTTGAGGGCTTGCGCGCCCGACCTTTTCCGGTGCGGCTGCTCGAGAAGATGCTGTGGTTGGGTTCGCCCTACCTTTGA
- a CDS encoding UdgX family uracil-DNA binding protein (This protein belongs to the uracil DNA glycosylase superfamily, members of which act in excision repair of DNA. However, it belongs more specifically to UdgX branch, whose founding member was found to bind uracil in DNA (where it does not belong), without cleaving it, appears to promote DNA repair by a pathway involving RecA, rather than base excision.), whose amino-acid sequence MNIAANIGPALALEVADAESIAELRHQAEDCTRCDLYRNATQIVFGEGPGKAEIVLVGEQPGDREDITGRPFVGPAGHLLDLCLNEAGLDRQRCYVTNAVKHFKFTPRGKRRLHAKPNAGEIRRCAWWLGAELNILQPKLVVALGASALYALLGPKAKLTPERGHILQPANHPPVLVTIHPSYLLRIRDEAEQDRQHQAFVSDLHRAAEFQLR is encoded by the coding sequence ATGAACATCGCCGCAAACATCGGCCCCGCCTTGGCGCTCGAAGTCGCGGATGCAGAAAGCATTGCCGAACTCCGGCATCAGGCCGAGGACTGCACCCGCTGTGACCTCTATCGCAATGCGACGCAAATCGTCTTCGGTGAAGGTCCGGGAAAGGCCGAGATCGTCCTAGTCGGTGAGCAGCCGGGTGACCGGGAGGATATCACCGGCCGGCCCTTTGTCGGCCCGGCAGGCCATCTGCTCGACCTCTGTCTCAATGAGGCCGGCTTGGACCGTCAACGCTGCTACGTCACTAATGCCGTCAAGCACTTCAAGTTCACGCCGCGCGGCAAACGGCGGCTGCATGCGAAACCCAATGCCGGCGAGATAAGGCGTTGCGCTTGGTGGCTCGGCGCGGAACTCAACATCCTGCAGCCGAAACTCGTGGTGGCGCTTGGCGCAAGCGCCCTCTATGCGCTGCTCGGGCCGAAGGCGAAATTGACGCCCGAGCGCGGTCATATCCTGCAGCCTGCAAACCATCCGCCGGTTCTGGTGACCATCCACCCCTCCTATCTCCTGAGAATCCGCGATGAGGCCGAGCAGGACAGGCAGCACCAGGCATTCGTGTCAGATCTGCACAGGGCGGCGGAATTTCAGCTTCGGTGA
- a CDS encoding DUF2934 domain-containing protein: protein MAETREEWIKKRAYALWEEEGYPTGRDSIHWEQARHERDALEGSPASSNGKEAKPRAKRAATTTKAAPGAKTNGVVTPAPKRTASRKTAT from the coding sequence ATGGCAGAAACTCGGGAAGAGTGGATCAAAAAACGTGCATACGCCCTCTGGGAAGAAGAGGGCTATCCGACGGGGCGGGATTCCATCCATTGGGAACAGGCACGCCACGAGCGCGACGCGCTCGAAGGCTCTCCTGCCTCTTCCAACGGCAAAGAGGCTAAACCCAGGGCCAAGCGCGCCGCAACGACCACGAAGGCCGCCCCAGGCGCCAAGACGAACGGCGTCGTCACGCCGGCGCCCAAGCGGACTGCAAGCCGCAAGACGGCGACCTGA
- a CDS encoding EF-hand domain-containing protein produces the protein MRVPISNAVLLAGAITAGTAGMTFAQANGPDPHHPEDAPQTTSPSDVEGMTGSPGEMPGADMMPGGMMGRNMMRSGMGGMPMMGMRGPMMKIMFAIADTDGDGALSFDEVTAIHKRIFGSVDANKDGKVTIEEMQAFWRP, from the coding sequence ATGAGAGTGCCGATTAGCAACGCTGTTCTGCTGGCCGGGGCTATAACGGCCGGCACGGCAGGTATGACCTTTGCTCAGGCTAATGGACCGGATCCACACCATCCTGAAGACGCGCCGCAGACCACCTCGCCTTCGGACGTGGAGGGAATGACCGGAAGCCCGGGAGAAATGCCCGGCGCCGACATGATGCCCGGCGGAATGATGGGCCGGAACATGATGCGATCCGGCATGGGCGGCATGCCGATGATGGGCATGCGCGGACCCATGATGAAGATCATGTTCGCGATTGCTGATACCGATGGCGACGGTGCGCTTTCGTTCGATGAAGTGACCGCTATCCACAAACGGATTTTCGGCAGCGTGGACGCCAACAAGGATGGAAAGGTAACGATCGAGGAGATGCAGGCATTCTGGCGACCTTAG
- a CDS encoding endonuclease/exonuclease/phosphatase family protein, protein MHAKKENLPASILASIRNRKKRLDPAYTETRPRSAGTLIASYNVHKCVGTDRRFDPERTSRVIHEIGADVIALQEADTRFGERTGILDLGRLERETGLIPVPVAGMAKAHGWHGNVVLFKKGLVHDVHQVKLPGLEPRGALVAEIELEEGGVLRVIAAHFGLLRHNRAQQARTLVELINNRHEMPTILLGDLNEWRLGDRSSLNTFQSAFGELPPAVPSFPAGLPLLALDRIIANRKGIISEVEAHDTPLARTASDHLPIKALVNLKQAGR, encoded by the coding sequence ATGCACGCCAAAAAAGAAAATCTTCCGGCCAGTATTCTCGCCTCGATCAGGAATAGGAAAAAGCGGCTTGATCCAGCCTATACGGAGACACGGCCGCGCAGCGCCGGAACGTTGATCGCCTCCTACAATGTGCACAAATGCGTCGGCACCGACCGCCGCTTCGATCCTGAACGGACCAGTCGGGTGATCCATGAAATCGGTGCCGATGTGATCGCGCTGCAGGAGGCCGATACGCGTTTTGGCGAGCGCACCGGCATCCTCGATCTCGGCCGACTGGAGCGGGAGACGGGGCTGATCCCGGTGCCGGTCGCCGGCATGGCCAAGGCGCATGGCTGGCACGGCAATGTCGTGCTGTTCAAGAAGGGGCTGGTGCATGATGTGCACCAGGTCAAGCTGCCGGGGTTGGAGCCGCGCGGCGCGCTCGTCGCCGAAATCGAGCTGGAAGAGGGCGGTGTGCTGCGCGTCATCGCCGCACACTTTGGCCTGCTGCGCCATAACAGAGCCCAGCAGGCCCGCACACTGGTAGAACTCATCAACAACAGGCACGAGATGCCGACCATCCTGCTCGGCGACCTCAACGAATGGCGGCTGGGCGACCGCTCCTCGCTCAATACCTTCCAATCCGCCTTCGGAGAGCTACCGCCTGCAGTCCCGAGCTTTCCCGCCGGCTTGCCGCTGCTCGCCCTCGACCGCATCATCGCCAATCGCAAGGGGATTATCTCCGAGGTGGAAGCGCATGACACGCCGCTCGCCCGCACCGCTTCGGATCATTTGCCGATCAAGGCGCTTGTCAACTTGAAACAGGCTGGCCGATAG
- a CDS encoding MFS transporter has translation MGQGRSVQPATWLFAARSLRDFGDGFVAILLPVYLLALGYSPLQVGFIATASLFGSALLTIIIGFLGAHHDLRRLLLAAVGLMVATGVAMPMINDYALLLAVAFAGTINPSAGSVSIFVPLEHAVLAREVTNADRTRMFARYSLVGALASAGGALAAALPDVMTRLGMTQLSSIRLMFVLYAFVGILGGLLYARIPPRPVTHEDHKPAALGPSRAIVLKLAALFSLDAFAGGFVVQSLLALWLFERFDLSLSEAGVFFFWTGVLSAFSFPVAARLSKQIGLVNTMVFTHIPSSIALGLAAFAPTLPLVLALLLVRAALSQMDVPTRSSYVMAVVTEAERAAAASFTSVPRSLASAASPALAGALFAASYRAWPLVICAGLKIIYDLLLLLQFRHLKPPEES, from the coding sequence ATGGGACAGGGGCGAAGCGTTCAGCCGGCGACATGGCTTTTTGCGGCGCGCTCCTTGCGAGACTTCGGCGACGGCTTCGTGGCCATCCTGTTGCCAGTCTATCTCCTTGCTCTTGGATATTCGCCCCTGCAGGTCGGCTTCATTGCGACGGCATCCCTCTTCGGATCCGCACTTTTGACGATCATCATCGGATTTCTCGGCGCGCATCATGATCTCCGCCGCCTGCTTTTGGCAGCCGTCGGCCTGATGGTCGCCACCGGTGTCGCCATGCCCATGATCAACGACTATGCGCTGCTGCTCGCCGTCGCCTTTGCCGGCACGATCAATCCGTCGGCAGGCAGCGTGAGCATCTTCGTGCCACTTGAACATGCGGTCCTTGCCCGGGAGGTGACCAACGCCGATCGAACGAGAATGTTTGCGCGCTACAGCCTGGTCGGGGCGCTCGCAAGCGCCGGCGGCGCGCTTGCTGCGGCGCTGCCTGACGTCATGACGCGGCTCGGGATGACGCAACTGAGTTCGATCAGGCTGATGTTCGTTCTCTACGCGTTCGTTGGCATTCTCGGCGGCCTTCTTTATGCCCGCATACCGCCTCGCCCGGTGACGCACGAAGACCACAAGCCTGCGGCGCTCGGACCTTCGCGCGCCATCGTCCTGAAGCTCGCAGCCCTCTTCAGTCTCGATGCCTTCGCTGGAGGTTTCGTTGTCCAATCCTTGCTCGCGCTGTGGCTGTTCGAACGATTCGATCTTTCGCTGTCCGAAGCTGGGGTGTTTTTCTTCTGGACGGGCGTGCTGTCGGCGTTTTCGTTTCCTGTCGCCGCCCGGCTATCGAAGCAAATTGGACTCGTGAACACCATGGTGTTCACCCACATTCCATCAAGCATAGCTCTCGGCCTTGCCGCATTCGCACCCACCTTGCCGTTGGTGCTTGCCTTGCTGCTGGTTCGGGCGGCGCTTTCGCAGATGGACGTGCCAACCCGTTCTTCCTACGTGATGGCGGTTGTCACCGAGGCAGAGCGAGCCGCTGCCGCTAGCTTCACATCCGTGCCGCGCAGCCTCGCATCGGCGGCCAGCCCTGCGCTGGCCGGTGCTCTTTTCGCCGCCTCTTATCGGGCTTGGCCCCTTGTCATCTGTGCCGGCCTAAAGATCATATACGACCTCCTGTTGTTGCTGCAGTTCCGTCACCTCAAGCCGCCTGAGGAATCCTGA